From Lagopus muta isolate bLagMut1 chromosome 12, bLagMut1 primary, whole genome shotgun sequence, one genomic window encodes:
- the AARS1 gene encoding alanine--tRNA ligase, cytoplasmic, with protein MESTLTASQIRQRFIDFFKENRHTYVHSSSTIPLDDPTLLFANAGMNQFKPIFLNTIDPSHPLAKLSRATNTQKCIRAGGKHNDLDDVGKDVYHHTFFEMLGSWSFGDYFKELACKLALDLLTKEFGIPAERLYVTYFGGNEAAGLQPDLECKQIWLDLGLAESRILPGNMKDNFWEMGDTGPCGPCSEIHYDRIGDRDASHLVNQDDPNVLEIWNLVFIQFNREADGSLKPLPKKSIDTGMGLERLVSVLQNKMSNYDTDLFLPYFEAIQKGTGARPYMGQVGAEDADGIDMAYRVLADHARTITLALSDGGRPDNTGRGYVLRRILRRAVRYSHEKLSAPKGFFATLVDVVVQSLGDAFPELKKDPDMVKDIINEEEDQFLKTLSRGRRILDRKIQSMGDSKTIPGDTAWLLYDTYGFPVDLTGLIAEEKGLVVDMEGFEEERKNAQLKSQGKGAGGEDLLMLDIYAIEELRARGLEVTDDSPKYGYTSDPSGTYDFGSLVATVKAIRREKKFVEEVSTGQECGIVLDRTCFYAEQGGQIYDQGYMVKDDDSREDKTEFTVKNVQVRGGYVLHIGTLYGSLKVGDQVHLSIDETRRRPVMSNHTATHILNFALRSVLGEADQRGSLVAPDRLRFDFTAKGALSTQEIKKVEGIANQMIEEAKTVYARDCPLAAAKAIQGLRAVFDETYPDPVRVVSIGIPVEELLADPSGPAGSITSIEFCGGTHLQNSGHAGPFVIVSEEAIAKGIRRIVAVTGAEARKALRKVESLKKLLSALDAKVKVQTAPNKDVQKEITDLSEMLATAVIPQWQKDELREAVKALKKVMDDLDRASKADIQKRVLEKTKQVIESHPNQPLVIMEMENGASAKALNESLKLFKTHSPQTATMLFAVDNEAGRITCLCQVPQETAQKGLKANQWVQEVSALMDGKGGGKDISAQATGKNVGCLQEALRLATDFARLHLGELKN; from the exons ATGGAGTCCACGCTGACAGCGAGCCAGATCCGGCAGCGATTCATTGACTTCTTCAAGGAGAACCGGCACACCTACGTGCACTCCTCTTCCACCATCCCTCTGGATGACCCCACGCTGCTGTTCGCTAATGCCGGCATGAACCAG tTCAAACCCATCTTCCTCAACACCATCGACCCCTCGCACCCGCTCGCTAAGCTGAGCAGAGCCACCAACACTCAGAAGTGCATCCGAGCTGGGGGCAAGCACAACGACCTGGACGACGTGGGGAAGGATGTCTACCACCACACCTTCTTCGAGATGTTGGGCTCCTGGTCCTTTGGGGATTATTTCAAG gaaCTTGCATGTAAACTGGCACTGGACCTCCTCACCAAGGAGTTTGGCATCCCTGCAGAGAGACTCTACGTCACTTACTTTGGTGGAAATGAGgctgcaggactgcagccagaCCTGGAGTGCAAGCAGATCTGGCTGGATTTGGG GCTGGCTGAGAGCAGGATTCTGCCTGGCAATATGAAGGATAACTTCTGGGAGATGGGTGACACAGGCCCCTGTGGCCCTTGCAGCGAGATCCACTATGACCGGATTGGGGACAGAGATGCTTCACACCTGGTCAACCAGGATGACCCCAATGTCCTGGAGATCTGGAATTTGGTGTTCATACAGTTCAACAG GGAAGCCGATGGGAGCCTGAAACCTCTTCCCAAGAAAAGCATTGACACTGGGATGGGTTTGGAACGACTGGTTTCCGTGCTGCAGAACAAGATGTCCAACTATGACACCGACCTTTTCCTCCCTTACTTTGAAGCCATCCAGAAG GGCACAGGTGCCAGGCCATACATGGGGCAGGTTGGTGCAGAGGATGCTGATGGCATAGACATGGCATACCGTGTGCTGGCAGACCACGCACGGACCATCACACTGGCCCTCTCTGATGGTGGCAGACCTGACAACACTGGCAGAGG CTATGTGCTGAGGCGGATCCTGCGCCGAGCCGTGCGTTACTCCCACGAGAAGCTCAGTGCCCCCAAGGGCTTCTTTGCCACGCTGGTGGACGTTGTGGTGCAGTCCCTG GGAGATGCCTTTCCTGAGCTGAAAAAGGACCCGGATATGGTGAAGGACATTATCAATGAAGAAGAGGATCAGTTCCTGAAAACGCTCAGCAGAGGACGTCGCATCCTGGACAGGAAGATCCAGAGCATGGGCGACAGTAAAACCATCCCTG GTGATACTGCCTGGCTGCTGTATGACACTTACGGTTTCCCTGTGGATCTCACTGGGCTGATAGCAGAGGAGAAAGGCCTTGTTGTGGACATGGAGGGCTTTGAGGAGGAGCGGAAGAACGCGCAG CTCAAGTCCCAGGGCAAGGGTGCCGGAGGGGAGGACCTCCTCATGCTGGACATCTACGCCATCGAAGAACTCAGGGCCCGAGGGCTGGAGGTGACAGATGACTCGCCGAAATATGGTTATACCTCAGATCCCAGTGGTACCTATG ATTTTGGGAGCCTTGTGGCCACAGTGAAAGCCATCCGCAGGGAGAAGAAGTTTGTGGAGGAGGTGTCCACTGGCCAGGAATGTGGGATAGTGCTTGACCGGACCTGCTTCTATGCTGAGCAGGGTGGACAGATCTATGACCAGGGCTACATGGTCAAGGACGACGACAGCAGGGAGGAT AAAACTGAATTCACTGTGAAGAATGTGCAGGTCCGAGGAGGTTATGTGCTTCACATAGGGACTCTGTATGGAAGCTTGAAAGTGGGAGACCAGGTCCACCTGTCAATCGATGAG ACCAGGCGGAGACCGGTCATGAGCAACCACACAGCCACCCACATCCTCAACTTCGCCCTGCGCTCAGTGCTGGGAGAAGCAGACCAGAGAGGGTCGCTGGTGGCACCAGACAGGCTGAGGTTTGACTTCACAGCCAAGGGAGCCTTGTCCACACAGGAGATCAAGAAAGTTGAAGGCATCGCCAACCAGATGATCGAGGAGGCAAAG aCTGTGTATGCCAGGGACTGCCCTCTCGCAGCAGCCAAAGCGATCCAAGGGCTGCGGGCAGTTTTTGATGAGACCTACCCCGATCCTGTCCGTGTGGTCTCTATTGGCATCCctgtggaggagctgctggccgACCCCTCCGGCCCTGCAGGCTCCATCACTTCCATCGAGTTCTGCGGAGGGAC GCACCTGCAGAACTCTGGCCATGCTGGGCCCTTTGTGATTGTTTCAGAAGAAGCCATTGCTAAAGGCATCCGGAGGATAGTGGCAGTCACTGGGGCTGAAGCTCGGAAG GCCCTCAGGAAGGTAGAGAGCCTCAAGAAATTGCTGTCAGCCCTGGATGCCAAGGTGAAGGTCCAGACAGCTCCCAACAAGGATGTGCAGAAGGAGATCACAGACCTCAGTGAG ATGCTGGCCACTGCTGTCATCCCACAGTGGCAGAAAGATGAGCTGAGAGAAGCTGTTAAAGCACTGAAGAAGGTTATGGATGACCTGGACCGTGCAAGCAAAGCTGACATCCAGAAACGA GTActggaaaagacaaagcaagTCATTGAGAGTCACCCTAACCAGCCACTAGTCAtcatggaaatggaaaatgggGCCTCAGCAAAG GCCCTGAACGAATCGCTGAAGCTCTTCAAGACTCACTCCCCCCAGACTGCCACCATGCTCTTTGCTGTGGATAACGAAGCGGGCAGGATCACCTGCCTGTGCCAGGTGCCCCAG gAGACAGCGCAGAAGGGCCTGAAGGCCAACCAGTGGGTGCAGGAGGTCTCTGCTCTGATGGATGGCAAAGGTGGAGGGAAGGACATCTCAGCACAAGCCACAGGAAAGAACgtgggctgcctgcaggaggctCTCCGCCTGGCCACGGACTTTGCCAGGCTGCACCTGGGGGAGCTGAAAAACTGA
- the LOC125699501 gene encoding LOW QUALITY PROTEIN: C-type lectin domain family 18 member A-like (The sequence of the model RefSeq protein was modified relative to this genomic sequence to represent the inferred CDS: deleted 2 bases in 1 codon; substituted 2 bases at 2 genomic stop codons), with the protein MSXWSSVNSQLSQIIFSWSPGGQPCPDGPQTSPGGSQSSPCDPQSSPGLQVHPSGPQSSANDSGGHPTFPAHLLXVPGGGLQMFPNISWSPNIPWWPPLNSWSPQASPGCLHDLPLPTSAPSPVSQQEWSEELAQLAVARVAGCLEGPAPLPASQLGWSEALLPVGAGGFIELLERWFAEGRRYDYGAARCAGNATCRHYTQLVWATARRLGCGRQLCAGSRGRSQAFACAYSPGGNWELAGAPIAPYQHGPWCSLCTAGLSGCFKSWDHGGGLCEVPRNPCRMSCRNGAHLNVSSCQCACAPGYTGRFCQVRCSVRCLHGKFRQEECSCLCDAGYGGAECGTRVPFPFHACDVRIDGDCFTVSPEADTYYGAKAKCQEKGAMLAQIRNQKVQDILAFYLSHLESSNRVMDNDFDTCNFWIGLTYKTSKASFRWDTGDPSAFTSFAFGQPDNQGFGNCVEMQAAAAFNWNDQRCKTRNRYICQFAQEHISRWQRAP; encoded by the exons ATGTCCTAGTGGTCCTCAGTCAACTCTCAGTTGTCCCAAATCATCTTCTCGTGGTCTCCTGGTGGTCAACCGTGTCCTGACGGTCCCCAAACATCTCCTGGTGGTTCTCAATCATCTCCTTGTGATCCCCAGTCATCCCCTGGTCTCCAGGTACATCCGAGTGGTCCCCAGTCATCTGCCAATGACTCTGGTGGTCACCCAACATTCCCTGCTCATCTATTATAG GTCCCTGGTGGGGGACTACAGATGTTCCCAAACATCTCCTGGTCACCCAACATCCCTTGGTGGCCCCCACTCAATTCCTGGAGTCCTCAGGCATCCCCTGGGTGCCTCCACGATCTCCCGTTGCCCACCAGTGCCCCCAGCCCGGTGTCCCAGCAGGAGTGGAGCgaggagctggcacagctggcGGTAGCGCGGGTGGCAGGCTGCCTGGAGGGCCCCGCTCCTCTGCCAGCCTCACAGCTTGGCTGGAGCGAGGCCTTGCTGCCGGTGGGTGCCGGGGGCTTCATCGAGCTGCTGGAGCGCTGGTTCGCCGAGGGCCGACGCTACGACTATGGAGCGGCACGCTGTGCTGGTAATGCCACCTGCCGCCATTACAcccag CTGGTGTGGGCCACTGCACGGCGGCTGGGCTGCGGCAGGCAGCTGTGTGCCGGGAGCCGGGGCCGCAGCCAGGCCTTTGCCTGCGCCTACTCACCTGG GGGGAACTGGGAACTGGCCGGAGCCCCCATCGCCCCCTACCAGCATGGGCCCTGGTGCTCACTGTGCACCGCCGGCCTCTCAGGCTGCTTCAAGTCCTGGGACCACGGCGGTGGGCTCTGCG AGGTCCCCAGGAACCCATGTCGCATGAGCTGCAGGAACGGTGCACACCTCAATGTCAGCAGCTGCCAGTGTGCCTGTGCCCCCGGCTACACCGGGCGCTTCTGCCAAG TGCGGTGCAGCGTGCGGTGCCTCCACGGGAAGTTCCGGCAGGAGGAGTGCTCCTGCCTCTGTGATGCTGGCTATGGCGGTGCTGAGTGCGGCA CCAGGGTCCCATTCCCTTTCCATGCCTGCGATGTGAGGATCGACGGTGACTGCTTCACCGTTTCCCCCGAGGCTGACACGTACTATGGGGCCAAAGCCAAGTGCCAG GAGAAAGGGGCCATGCTGGCTCAGATCAGGAACCAGAAGGTGCAGGATATCCTGGCCTTCTACCTCAGCCACCTGGAGAGCAGCAACAGGGTGATGGACAACGACTTTGACACCTGTAACTTCTGGATTG GTCTCACCTACAAGACATCCAAGGCTTCGTTCCGCTGGGACACAGGAGATCCTTCTgccttcaccagctttgcttTTGGGCAGCCAGACAACCAGGG ATTTGGGAACTGTGTGGagatgcaggcagcagctgctttcaaCTGGAACGACCAACGCTGCAAGACCCGAAACCGCTACATCTGCCAGTTCG CCCAGGAGCACATCTCCCGATGGCAGCGGGCCCCCTGA
- the LOC125699304 gene encoding uncharacterized protein LOC125699304 isoform X1 yields the protein MAAVCSAGGAGAAERAAEGGLLYGNRNLSAPGLYVLQPWIVGLLLNHEQPDGKKWLTGQVLRVLSGSSAPGQGEVQQDAVLQVSDGSHYIRVVITAEALQAEENAHMQFMLSSLICRLITLQKYTLCFREEAKLEDCEFYLTAQRFVVLPMERQRMDSSNVNQEPSVLQKIKELWLRNLSMGTTPSSEPSLSQLLEVIAQDQLEVLKENAEECLDLQVPKETPSAEADKLPVTRWEAELQKEPHEDVFIVPANILLIPAEEAVVDRAASQAATCGASPEKSSYEMTVPGDQSIIAQARSAESTVLSEDSEASLDNPWNRLPPVSLTLSSSEEKSHLCSSPRAQEAQQEVAADSNTPDLLEPCSHDSPQALLQDDSVQTSSPSLLTSYCNISPVKADMTQAMSTAEAACSAPCAARVPLRPEDSQANVSSVSPVLPVLPSSHLASRAERAPHQEQADSSGTAFPLYTQKHHLGDARAKGGESPRKTRRAVGAKRKLLVGDSQALPHPCRSLGGLQRRKPPQHPSKGTGREVGRKLEFTSPQRAKKSRREIGPQCEEESLEEELDEEEELELDEEELELDEEEELDEEEEEELDEEEEEEEQQASVKSPNYHLEQHRDLQPYVNENPPRYKYEPPGPELCKQIQSIRLSKAMMMWASWIVTERDVDF from the exons ATGGCGGcggtgtgcagtgctggaggggcGGGAGCGGCGGAGCGGGCGGCCGAGGGCGG GTTGCTGTACGGCAATAGGAATCTCTCCGCTCCCGGTCTCTACGTCCTGCAGCCGTGGATCGTCGGCTTGCTGCTGAACCACGAGCAGCCCGACGGGAAGAAGTGGCTGACGGGGCAGGTGCTGCGG GTTTTGAGTGGCTCAAGTGCTCCTGGCCAAGGTGAagtgcagcaggatgctgtctTGCAAGTCTCAGACGGCTCCCACTACATCCGAGTGGTCATTACAGCAGaagctctgcaggcagaagaaaa TGCCCACATGCAGTTCATGCTTTCCAGCCTTATCTGTAGACTGATCACCTTGCAGAAGTACACACTGTGTTTCCGGGAGGAGGCCAAGCTG GAGGACTGCGAGTTTTATCTCACCGCCCAGCGCTTCGTTGTGCTGCCCATGGAGAGGCAGAGGATGGATTCATCAAATGT GAACCAGGAGCCCTCTGTGCTACAGAAGATAAAGGAGCTCTGGCT GAGGAATCTCTCTATGGGGACCACTCCTAGCTCAG AGCCGTCCCTCTCTCAGCTGTTAGAAGTGATAGCACAGGACCAGCTTGAGGTCTTGAAGGAAAACGCTGAGGAGTGCTTGGATTTGCAGGTGCCCAAAGAGACACCCTCAGCAGAGGCAGACAAGCTCCCTGTGACCCGATGGGAGGCAGAGCTCCAGAAGGAG CCACATGAAGACGTCTTCATAGTCCCAGCCAACATCCTGCTGATCCCTGCTGAGGAAGCAGTGGTTGACCGCGCTGCTTCCCAGGCAG CTACGTGTGGAGCATCTCCTGAGAAGAGCAGCTACGAAATGACAGTGCCAGGTGATCAGAGCATCATAGCCCAGGCCAGGT CTGCAGAGTCAACAGTACTGTCAGAGGACTCAGAGGCATCGCTGGACAACccttggaacaggctgcccccTGTGTCCTTGACCCTGTCCTCTTCAGAAG AGAAGTCCCATCTGTGTAGCTCTCCACGCGCTCAAGAGGCCCAGCAGGAGGTGGCTGCCGACAGCAACACCCCTGACTTGTTGGAACCTTGTAGCCACGATTCTCCCCAGGCCTTGCTGCAGGATGACTCAGTGCAGACTTCATCTCCCTCGCTGCTCACCTCATATTGCAATATCAGCCCTGTGAAGGCTGACATGACCCAGGCAATGTCAACTGCAgaggcagcctgctctgccccTTGTGCTGCTCGAGTCCCCCTGCGGCCAGAGGATTCTCAGGCCAACGTGTCATCAGTCTCTCCAGTTTTACCTGTCCTGCCCAGCAGTCACTTGGCATCCCGTGCTGAAAGGGCACCTCACCAGGAGCAGGCGGACTCCAGTGGCACAGCTTTCCCTCTGTATACGCAGAAGCATCACCTGGGTGATGCCAGAGCCAAGGGAGGAGAATCCCCAAGGAAGACCAGAAGGGCTGTGGGTGCCAAGAGGAAGCTGTTGGTGGGAGATAGTCAGGCTCTGCCTCACCCATGTCGGTCCCTTGGTGGACTGCAGCGCAGAAAGCCTCCCCAGCACCCCTCTAAGGGCACGGGGAGAGAAGTGGGCAGGAAGCTGGAGTTCACGAGCCCACAGAGagcaaagaagagcagaagggaGATAGGGCCACAGTGTGAAGAAGAATCCCTTGAGGAAGAGCTGGACGAGGAGGAGGAATTGGAACTGGATGAAGAGGAGCTGGAGCTagatgaggaggaggagctggatgaagaagaggaggaggagctggatgaagaagaggaggaggaggagcagcaggcatCAGTGAAAAGTCCCAACTACCacctggagcagcacagagatctGCAGCCG
- the LOC125699504 gene encoding RNA-binding Raly-like protein isoform X1 produces the protein MSALSGRDGWRYLDMAREAKPSRVRLGQKRPYSSSLYPSTCDLDYNLYRDDFPYRVYEYQKIPPLINRIPVKARRTHARAGGTSSPSPQHGARSSASSTGTRTKLRAEELHSIKGELSQIKERVDSLLESLERMDQRRERLSGCKESEKKKAEVGSASPPLGASSRGKEGSRGDGRNTDSTEESTDTEEMMMKAHTSDHEGSQ, from the exons ATGAGCGCTCTGAGCGGTCGGGACGGGTGGAGGT ATCTGGACATGGCCAGGGAGGCAAAGCCGAGCCGGGTCAGGTTGGGCCAAAAGAGGCCATACAGCAGCAGCCTGTACCC cagcacctgcgACCTGGACTACAACCTCTACAGGGATGACTTCCCATACCG GGTGTATGAGTACCAGAAGATCCCACCCCTCATTAACCGCATCCCCGTCAAGGCCAGGAGAACGCACGCAAGAGCAGGAGGCAcaagcagccccagcccccagcacggGGCGCGGAGCAGCGCCAGCTCCACGGGGACACGGACGAAAC TGAGAGCCGAGGAGCTGCATTCCATCAAGGGGGAGCTGAGCCAGATCAAGGAGCGGGTGGACAGCCTGCTGGAGAGCCTGGAGCGCATGGACCAGCGCAGGGAGCGGCTCTCGG GGTGCAAGGAGAGTGAGAAGAAGAAGGCAGAGGTGGGCTCGGCATCACCCCCGCTGGGTGCGAGCTCACGGGGCaaggagggcagcagaggggatgGGCGCAACACAGACAGCACTGAGGAGAGCACAGACACGGAGGAGATGATG ATGAAGGCCCACACCTCGGACCATGAGGGGAGCCAGTAG
- the LOC125699504 gene encoding RNA-binding Raly-like protein isoform X2: protein MVFTMSSTCDLDYNLYRDDFPYRVYEYQKIPPLINRIPVKARRTHARAGGTSSPSPQHGARSSASSTGTRTKLRAEELHSIKGELSQIKERVDSLLESLERMDQRRERLSGCKESEKKKAEVGSASPPLGASSRGKEGSRGDGRNTDSTEESTDTEEMMMKAHTSDHEGSQ from the exons ATGGTTTTTACAATGAG cagcacctgcgACCTGGACTACAACCTCTACAGGGATGACTTCCCATACCG GGTGTATGAGTACCAGAAGATCCCACCCCTCATTAACCGCATCCCCGTCAAGGCCAGGAGAACGCACGCAAGAGCAGGAGGCAcaagcagccccagcccccagcacggGGCGCGGAGCAGCGCCAGCTCCACGGGGACACGGACGAAAC TGAGAGCCGAGGAGCTGCATTCCATCAAGGGGGAGCTGAGCCAGATCAAGGAGCGGGTGGACAGCCTGCTGGAGAGCCTGGAGCGCATGGACCAGCGCAGGGAGCGGCTCTCGG GGTGCAAGGAGAGTGAGAAGAAGAAGGCAGAGGTGGGCTCGGCATCACCCCCGCTGGGTGCGAGCTCACGGGGCaaggagggcagcagaggggatgGGCGCAACACAGACAGCACTGAGGAGAGCACAGACACGGAGGAGATGATG ATGAAGGCCCACACCTCGGACCATGAGGGGAGCCAGTAG
- the LOC125699305 gene encoding C-factor-like, with amino-acid sequence MAGVRFHSALVTGANRGIGLGLVRHLLALSNPPEWVFATCRDPKGQRAQELQKLASKHPNVVPVPLEVTDPASIKAAAASVGERLKGSGLNLLINNAGILRPNKLDNETLKDMAEVYTTNTIAPLLVSQAFLPLLKKAAQGSTGSGMSCSKAAIVNMSSIGGSISSVGGWDILEVASYRCSKAALNMLTRCQSMGYREHGIFCVAFHPGWVQTDMGSAGGHTPPVTVDASAAGMLKVLSKLSEKDSGSFLDWEGNVVPW; translated from the exons ATGGCTGGAGTTCGCTTCCACTCTGCTCTGGTGACTGGGGCCAACCGGGGAATCGGCCTCGGGCTGGTCCGGCACCTGCTGGCATTGTCAAACCCACCTGAGTGGGTCTTTGCAACATGTCGCGACCCCAAGGGACAGCGAGCGCAG gagctgcagaaattGGCCTCCAAGCACCCCAACGTGGTCCCTGTCCCGCTCG AAGTCACCGATCCCGCCAGCATCAAGGCGGCCGCAGCCAGCGTCGGGGAGCGCCTCAAGGGCTCGGGGCTGAACCTCCTCATCAACAACGCTGGGATCCTAAGGCCAAACAAGCTTGACAATGaaacactgaaggacatggcCGAGGTGTACACCACCAACACCATCGCACCTCTGCTGGTCAGCCAG GCGTTCCTGCCCCTGCTGAAgaaggcagcccagggcagcacgGGCTCGGGGATgagctgcagcaaggcagccATTGTCAACATGTCCAGCATTGGGGGATCCATTTCTTCTGTCGGTGGTTGGGATATATTGGAAGTTGCCTCATACCGCTGCAGCAAG GCTGCTCTCAACATGCTCACCAGGTGCCAGTCCATGGGGTACCGCGAACACGGCATCTTCTGTGTCGCTTTCCATCCTGGCTGGGTGCAGACAGACATGGGGAGCGCAGGAGGACACACG ccccccgtGACGGTGGACGCGAGCGCAGCAGGGATGCTGAAGGTGCTCTCCAAGCTCTCCGAGAAGGACAGCGGGTCCTTCCTGGACTGGGAAGGGAACGTTGTGccctggtga
- the EXOSC6 gene encoding exosome complex component MTR3 produces MPLDHRRLHGPEDSRPPELWAAQPRDGGGEEDEESGAAPRDPCALRPLFARAGLLSQAEGSAYVELSGGTKVLCAAWGPREAAEPGGAVGAGRLLCDFRRAPFCARGARPRPGGAAEREAEREAAAALREALEPAVRLSRYPRARLVVSALLLQDGGSALAAAVSAASLALADAGVEMYDLAVGCALCRPPPGDRDASAAGPWLLQPGEAEERGSAARLTVALLPALNQVSAVLGGGRGGEPEGWAAALRLGVEGCQRLYPVLRHCLLRAARRRDGA; encoded by the coding sequence ATGCCGCTGGATCACCGCCGCCTGCACGGCCCGGAGGACTCGCGGCCGCCGGAGCTTTGGGCGGCGCAGCCCCGCGAcggaggaggagaggaggacgAGGAGAGCGGAGCGGCGCCGCGGGATCCCTGCGCGCTTCGGCCGCTGTTCGCCCGCGCGGGGCTGCTGAGCCAGGCGGAAGGCTCCGCGTACGTGGAGCTGAGCGGCGGCACGAAGGTGCTGTGCGCCGCCTGGGGACCGCGGGAGGCGGCCGAGCCGGGGGGGGCGGTGGGAGCGGGGCGGCTGCTGTGCGATTTCCGCCGGGCTCCTTTCTGCGCCCGCGGGGCCCGGCCCAGACCCGggggggcggcggagcgggaGGCGGAGCGGGaagcggcggcggcgctgcgGGAGGCGTTGGAGCCGGCGGTGCGGCTGTCCCGGTACCCGAGAGCGAGGCTGGTCGTCAGCGCGTTGCTGCTGCAGGACGGCGGCTCGGCCCTGGCCGCCGCCGTCAGCGCCGCGTCCCTCGCGTTGGCCGACGCGGGGGTGGAGATGTACGATTTGGCCGTGGGCTGCGCGCTGTGCCGCCCGCCGCCCGGCGACCGCGACGCTTCCGCGGCGGGGCCGTGGCTGCTGCAGCCCGGGGAGGCCGAGGAGCGCGGTTCCGCCGCCCGCCTGACGGTGGCGCTGTTGCCCGCCCTCAACCAGGTGTCGGCGGTGCTgggcggcggccgcggggggGAGCCCGAGGGCTGGGCGGCGGCGCTGCGGCTGGGCGTGGAGGGCTGCCAGCGCCTTTACCCCGTGCTGCGGCACTGCCTGCTGCGCGCCGCGCGGCGCCGGGACGGGGCGTGA
- the LOC125699304 gene encoding uncharacterized protein LOC125699304 isoform X2, producing MQFMLSSLICRLITLQKYTLCFREEAKLEDCEFYLTAQRFVVLPMERQRMDSSNVNQEPSVLQKIKELWLRNLSMGTTPSSEPSLSQLLEVIAQDQLEVLKENAEECLDLQVPKETPSAEADKLPVTRWEAELQKEPHEDVFIVPANILLIPAEEAVVDRAASQAATCGASPEKSSYEMTVPGDQSIIAQARSAESTVLSEDSEASLDNPWNRLPPVSLTLSSSEEKSHLCSSPRAQEAQQEVAADSNTPDLLEPCSHDSPQALLQDDSVQTSSPSLLTSYCNISPVKADMTQAMSTAEAACSAPCAARVPLRPEDSQANVSSVSPVLPVLPSSHLASRAERAPHQEQADSSGTAFPLYTQKHHLGDARAKGGESPRKTRRAVGAKRKLLVGDSQALPHPCRSLGGLQRRKPPQHPSKGTGREVGRKLEFTSPQRAKKSRREIGPQCEEESLEEELDEEEELELDEEELELDEEEELDEEEEEELDEEEEEEEQQASVKSPNYHLEQHRDLQPYVNENPPRYKYEPPGPELCKQIQSIRLSKAMMMWASWIVTERDVDF from the exons ATGCAGTTCATGCTTTCCAGCCTTATCTGTAGACTGATCACCTTGCAGAAGTACACACTGTGTTTCCGGGAGGAGGCCAAGCTG GAGGACTGCGAGTTTTATCTCACCGCCCAGCGCTTCGTTGTGCTGCCCATGGAGAGGCAGAGGATGGATTCATCAAATGT GAACCAGGAGCCCTCTGTGCTACAGAAGATAAAGGAGCTCTGGCT GAGGAATCTCTCTATGGGGACCACTCCTAGCTCAG AGCCGTCCCTCTCTCAGCTGTTAGAAGTGATAGCACAGGACCAGCTTGAGGTCTTGAAGGAAAACGCTGAGGAGTGCTTGGATTTGCAGGTGCCCAAAGAGACACCCTCAGCAGAGGCAGACAAGCTCCCTGTGACCCGATGGGAGGCAGAGCTCCAGAAGGAG CCACATGAAGACGTCTTCATAGTCCCAGCCAACATCCTGCTGATCCCTGCTGAGGAAGCAGTGGTTGACCGCGCTGCTTCCCAGGCAG CTACGTGTGGAGCATCTCCTGAGAAGAGCAGCTACGAAATGACAGTGCCAGGTGATCAGAGCATCATAGCCCAGGCCAGGT CTGCAGAGTCAACAGTACTGTCAGAGGACTCAGAGGCATCGCTGGACAACccttggaacaggctgcccccTGTGTCCTTGACCCTGTCCTCTTCAGAAG AGAAGTCCCATCTGTGTAGCTCTCCACGCGCTCAAGAGGCCCAGCAGGAGGTGGCTGCCGACAGCAACACCCCTGACTTGTTGGAACCTTGTAGCCACGATTCTCCCCAGGCCTTGCTGCAGGATGACTCAGTGCAGACTTCATCTCCCTCGCTGCTCACCTCATATTGCAATATCAGCCCTGTGAAGGCTGACATGACCCAGGCAATGTCAACTGCAgaggcagcctgctctgccccTTGTGCTGCTCGAGTCCCCCTGCGGCCAGAGGATTCTCAGGCCAACGTGTCATCAGTCTCTCCAGTTTTACCTGTCCTGCCCAGCAGTCACTTGGCATCCCGTGCTGAAAGGGCACCTCACCAGGAGCAGGCGGACTCCAGTGGCACAGCTTTCCCTCTGTATACGCAGAAGCATCACCTGGGTGATGCCAGAGCCAAGGGAGGAGAATCCCCAAGGAAGACCAGAAGGGCTGTGGGTGCCAAGAGGAAGCTGTTGGTGGGAGATAGTCAGGCTCTGCCTCACCCATGTCGGTCCCTTGGTGGACTGCAGCGCAGAAAGCCTCCCCAGCACCCCTCTAAGGGCACGGGGAGAGAAGTGGGCAGGAAGCTGGAGTTCACGAGCCCACAGAGagcaaagaagagcagaagggaGATAGGGCCACAGTGTGAAGAAGAATCCCTTGAGGAAGAGCTGGACGAGGAGGAGGAATTGGAACTGGATGAAGAGGAGCTGGAGCTagatgaggaggaggagctggatgaagaagaggaggaggagctggatgaagaagaggaggaggaggagcagcaggcatCAGTGAAAAGTCCCAACTACCacctggagcagcacagagatctGCAGCCG